The Meleagris gallopavo isolate NT-WF06-2002-E0010 breed Aviagen turkey brand Nicholas breeding stock chromosome 10, Turkey_5.1, whole genome shotgun sequence genome contains a region encoding:
- the CMPK1 gene encoding UMP-CMP kinase translates to MTHLFSSVVDINLFIVFTKYGYTHLSAGDLLRDERKRPGSQYGELIENYIKEGEIVPVEITISLLKRAMDQTMAANSQKNKFLIDGFPRNEDNLQGWNKTMDGKADVSFVLFFDCDNEICIGRCLERGKSSGRSDDNRESLEKRIHTYLQSTRPIIDLYERMGKVRRVDASKSVDEVFEKVVQIFDKEG, encoded by the exons ATGACTCATCTGTTCTCATCTGTAGTTGATATTAATCTATTTATTGTATTTACA AAGTACGGCTACACGCACCTTTCTGCTGGCGACCTCCTTCGAGACGAACGGAAAAGGCCAGGCTCACAGTATGGAGAACTCATTGAGAACTACATTAAGGAGGGGGAAATCGTACCAGTTGAAATAACAATCAGCTTGTTGAAGAgg GCTATGGATCAAACAATGGCTGCAAATTCCCAGAAGAACAAGTTCTTGATTGATGGGTTTCCCAGAAATGAAGATAATCTTCAAGGCTGGAATAAGACTATGGATGGAAAGGCGgatgtttcttttgttctcttttttgaTTGCGACAATGAG ATATGCATCGGTCGCTGTCTTGAAAGAGGCAAGAGCAGTGGCAGGAGTGACGATAATCGGGAGAGTCTGGAAAAGAG AATTCACACATATCTGCAGTCTACTAGGCCTATAATAGACTTATATGAGAGAATGGGAAAAGTTAGAAGAGTAGATGCCTCTAAATCGGTTGATGAA gTCTTCGAAAAAGTTGTACAAATATTTGACAAAGAAGGCTAA